The following are encoded in a window of Phragmites australis chromosome 22, lpPhrAust1.1, whole genome shotgun sequence genomic DNA:
- the LOC133904681 gene encoding microtubule-associated protein 70-1 — translation MADPPLKHHQQQPPPPQRPSPRLRPAIEVEDLINLLHGSDPVRVELTRLENELQYKEKELGEAQAEIKALRLSDRAREKAVQDLTEELAKVDGKLKLTESLLESKNLEAKKINDEKKAALAAQFAAEATLRRVHAAQKDDDMPPIEAILAPLEAELKLARQEIAKLQDDNRALDRLTKSKEAALLEAERTVQIALAKASLVDDLQNKNQELIKQIEICQEENKILDRMHRQKVAEVEKLTQTVRELEEAVLAGGAAANAVRDYQRKVQEMNEEMKTLDRELARAKVSANRVAVVVANEWKDGNDKVMPVKQWLEERRILQGEMQQLRDKLAIAERAARSEAQLKDKFQLRLKVLEEGLRMSTSRANVSATRRQSIGGADSLSKTNGFLSKHPSFQMRSSVSTTTTLVNHAKGASKSFDGGCRSLGRYKGLVNGNGMNISTDSSEDKESNNSDEKPSEFPSTESEDMVSGVLYDMLQKEVIALRKACHEKDQSLKDKDDAIEMLAKKVETLTKAMESEAKKTRRDFAAMEKELAAMRLEKEQDSKAKRFGSSSGLANSSQLPPGRTLPRSGSARNM, via the exons ATGGCCGATCCGCCGCTCAagcaccaccagcagcagccaccTCCACCACAGCGCCCCAGCCCCAGGCTGAGGCCCGCCATCGAGGTGGAGGACCTCATCAACCTCCTCCACGGCTCCGATCCCGTCCGCGTCGAGCTCACACGCCTCGAGAACGAGCTCCAGT ATAAAGAGAAGGAGCTGGGCGAGGCGCAggcggagatcaaggctctgcGACTGTCCGACCGCGCGCGCGAGAAGGCCGTCCAGGAT CTTACGGAAGAGTTGGCAAAGGTGGATGGGAAGTTAAAACTTACAGAGTCTCTCCTTGAAAGCAAA AACCTCGAAGCAAAGAAGATCAATGATGAAAAGAAAGCAGCACTTGCCGCGCAGTTTGCAGCAGAGGCTACACTACGAAGGGTACATGCTGCTCAGAAGGATGATGACATGCCTCCTATCGAGGCCATTCTCGCACCACTGGAAGCTGAGCTCAAACTGGCTCGTCAAGAG ATTGCAAAATTACAAGATGATAACAGGGCATTAGACCGTCTTACAAAGTCTAAGGAAGCAGCTCTGCTTGAAGCAGAAAGGACGGTTCAGATAGCATTGGCAAAAGCTTCCTTGGTGGATGACTTGCAGAACAAAAACCAAGAATTGATTAAACAGATCGAGATATGTCAG GAAGAGAATAAAATCTTGGATAGAATGCACCGCCAGAAAGTTGCCGAGGTTGAAAAGCTCACACAGACTGTTAGGGAGCTGGAAGAAGCTGTTCTTGCTGGCGGTGCAGCTGCGAACGCTGTGAGAGACTATCAGCGGAAAGTTCAGGAGATGAAT GAGGAAATGAAAACTCTTGACCGTGAACTAGCTCGTGCAAAGGTTTCAGCAAATAGGGTTGCAGTTGTGGTGGCAAATGAGTGGAAAGACGGCAATGATAAAGTAATGCCTGTTAAACAATGGCTTGAGGAACGAAGGATTCTGCAA GGAGAAATGCAGCAACTCCGGGACAAGCTTGCTATAGCTGAAAGGGCTGCAAGATCGGAAGCTCAACTGAAA GATAAGTTCCAGTTACGGCTTAAAGTACTTGAGGAAGGATTGAGAATGTCTACATCCCGAGCCAATGTCAGTGCTACACGGCGCCAGTCTATTGGTGGTGCTGATAGTTTATCTAAGACCAATGGCTTTCTGTCGAAGCATCCATCCTTCCAGATGAGATCCTCAGTATCTACCACCACAACTCTAGTTAACCATGCAAAAGGGGCATCCAAATCTTTCGATGGAGGCTGTAGATCACTTGGACGTTATAAGGGCCTTGTAAATGGGAACGGTATGAACATTTCTACCGATTCCAGCGAAGATAAGGAGTCAAACAACTCAGATGAGAAGCCTAGTGAATTTCCATCGACCGAGTCAGAGGACATGGTGTCTGGTGTGCTATATGATATGCTGCAAAAGGAGGTGATTGCTCTAAGGAAGGCATGCCATGAAAAGGATCAAAGCCTGAAAGACAAGGATGATGCGATTGAG ATGTTGGCAAAGAAAGTAGAAACTTTGACAAAGGCGATGGAATCAGAGGCAAAGAAAACGAGGCGCGACTTCGCTGCTATGGAAAAGGAGCTGGCAGCTATGCGCTTGGAGAAAGAGCAGGATAGCAAAGCAAAAAGGTTTGGTAGTTCAAGTGGTTTGGCCAACAGTTCGCAGCTCCCACCTGGCAG GACTTTACCTCGGAGTGGTTCAGCACGCAACATGTGA